A stretch of Triticum aestivum cultivar Chinese Spring chromosome 1D, IWGSC CS RefSeq v2.1, whole genome shotgun sequence DNA encodes these proteins:
- the LOC123161944 gene encoding putative disease resistance protein RGA4 isoform X2, producing the protein MGEVVATMAIRPLVSMLMNKASNYLLNKYKVMEGMEEEHRTLERKLPAILDVITDAEEQATAHREGAKAWLQELKRVAHAANEVFDEFKYEALRREAKKKGHYSKLGFDVIKLFPTHNRIAFRYKMGRKLCRILQAIEVLIADMQAFGFKYQSEQPVSKDWRHTDYVIIAPQEIANRSRGKDKKKIVDTLLGQAGNADLAVVPIVGMGGLGKTTLAQLIYNEPKVQKHFQLLLWVCVSDTFDVNSLAKSIVEASPGKNDDIAKPPLDRLQKLVRGQRYLLVLDDVWNREVDKWERLKVCLQCGGTGSAVLTTTRDNQVAEIMGADRAYHLSDLDDSFLKEIIDSRAFSPEKEKPAVLVKMVGEIVKRCCGSPLAAIALGSVLRTKTTVKEWKAISSRSSICTDETGILPILKLSYNDLPSHMKQCFAFCAVFPKDYKIDVEKLIQLWIAHGFIPEHREDSPETVGKHIFNELASRSFFLDIEELEYVDAREYFSITTCKIHDLMHDIAMSIMDKECVVATKESSQIKWLPDTTRHLFLSCEQTEGMLNDAMERGSLAIRTLLCDNPVWSSLQHLSKYRSLHALKLCIKTIPFLLKPKYLHHLRYLDLSESYIKALLQNMSILYSLQTLDLSKCIYLDRLPKQMKYMTSLRHLYTHGCPELESMPPELGKLTNLQTLTCFVAAVTGPDCSDVAELQHLNLGGQLELCQIENVTEAEPKVANLGNKKELSELTLRWTFVCDSKVLDNFEPHDGLQVLKIYYYGGECIGMMQNMVEIQLFHCERLQFLFRSGASFTFPKLKVLTLEHLLKFERWWEINARQDQIGFPLLEKLFIKYCGMLTALPKAPLLREPCGGSYRLVRSPFPALKVLELEDLKSFQRWDVAAEGGRVLFTQLEKLSIKNCPKLMDLPRAPLLQELELKYLASFQRWDAVVEEEQILFPLLEKLSTEFPKVTELTEAPYLQELKLKYLESLQRQEAVVEEQILFPLLQKLSIQKCPRLIDLPEAPKLISLEIQDGKQEIFHFVGRYLSSLTKLILKLENTETTSEAECVSIVPMDNKEKWNQKSPLTVMKLRCCNSFFGAGAPEPWDYFGHLEALAIDSCDVLVHWPDKVFQSLVALRRLSIRNCKNLTGCAQAPPDPESSLHLPASATERSQHLPGLESIELINCASLIEMFNVPESLKEMHIFGCHELKSIFGKQQGMSQLVQGLSCSEEYSSSIMSAEWASETTSHYFHKYTRAINSSSKRAFPSSLSRVSTHMLLQWHVWGDSPSAEFPQDTENFWQ; encoded by the exons ATGGGGGAGGTGGTGGCCACCATGGCGATCCGGCCACTGGTGTCCATGCTGATGAACAAGGCATCCAACTACCTTCTGAACAAATACAAGGTGATGGAGGGAATGGAGGAGGAGCACAGGACTCTCGAGCGCAAGCTTCCGGCCATCCTTGACGTCATCACCGATGCCGAGGAGCAGGCGACGGCCCACAGAGAAGGTGCGAAAGCTTGGCTCCAGGAGCTCAAGAGAGTGGCCCATGCGGCAAATGAAGTCTTCGATGAATTCAAGTATGAAGCACTCCGCCGCGAAGCCAAGAAGAAGGGGCACTACAGCAAGCTTGGATTTGATGTAATAAAACTCTTCCCTACTCACAACCGTATTGCGTTCCGATACAAAATGGGTCGCAAGCTTTGCCGGATTCTCCAGGCCATTGAGGTCCTCATAGCAGATATGCAGGCCTTTGGGTTCAAGTACCAATCAGAGCAGCCGGTGTCCAAGGATTGGCGGCACACAGATTATGTCATCATCGCCCCACAAGAAATTGCCAATAGATCCAGAGGCAAAGATAAGAAAAAGATTGTTGATACACTACTTGGTCAAGCTGGCAATGCAGATCTCGCAGTAGTTCCCATCGTTGGAATGGGGGGCCTTGGCAAGACCACATTAGCGCAGCTCATATACAATGAACCTAAAGTTCAGAAGCATTTTCAGTTGCTGCTCTGGGTATGTGTCTCTGATACCTTTGATGTGAACTCCTTAGCCAAGAGTATAGTTGAAGCATCTCCCGGGAAAAATGATGATATAGCCAAACCACCATTGGATAGACTTCAGAAATTGGTCAGAGGGCAGAGGTATCTCCTTGTATTGGATGATGTATGGAACAGAGAGGTTGATAAGTGGGAAAGGCTGAAGGTCTGTCTTCAATGTGGTGGCACCGGTAGTGCAGTGTTGACAACAACACGTGATAATCAAGTTGCTGAAATTATGGGTGCAGATAGAGCCTACCATCTCAGTGATTTGGATGATAGCTTTTTAAAGGaaattattgactctagagcaTTCAGTCCAGAGAAAGAAAAGCCTGCCGTGCTAGTCAAGATGGTTGGCGAGATTGTGAAGAGATGTTGTGGCTCTCCTTTAGCTGCAATTGCACTAGGTTCTGTACTTCGCACCAAGACCACTGTGAAAGAATGGAAGGCTATATCATCTAGAAGCAGCATCTGCACTGACGAAACTGGAATCTTACCAATACTCAAGCTTAGCTACAATGACTTGCCATCACATATGAAGCAGTGCTTTGCTTTTTGTGCTGTATTTCCCAAGGATTACAAGATTGATGTGGAGAAGCTGATCCAACTATGGATCGCACATGGATTTATCCCAGAACACAGGGAAGATAGTCCTGAAACCGTTGGAAAACATATTTTCAATGAGCTGGCCTCAAGGTCATTCTTTCTGGACATAGAGGAACTTGAATATGTAGATGCCAGGGAGTATTTTTCCATAACGACATGTAAAATCCATGAtcttatgcatgatattgcaatGTCTATTATGGACAAGGAATGTGTTGTTGCAACTAAGGAATCAAGTCAAATCAAGTGGCTTCCAGATACTACTCGGCATTTATTTTTGTCATGTGAACAAACAGAAGGTATGTTGAATGATGCTATGGAGAGGGGATCCCTTGCTATCCGAACACTGCTATGTGATAATCCTGTTTGGAGCTCACTGCAACATCTATCAAAGTACAGATCTTTGCATGCACTGAAGCTCTGTATAAAGACAATACCATTTCTACTGAAACCAAAGTATCTTCATCACCTGAGGTACCTTGATCTCTCAGAAAGTTATATTAAAGCACTTCTTCAAAATATGAGTATTCTATATAGCTTGCAAACATTGGACCTATCCAAATGCATTTATCTTGATCGACTTCCAAAGCAAATGAAGTATATGACTTCCCTCCGTCACCTCTATACTCATGGATGTCCGGAGTTGGAGAGTATGCCCCCAGAACTAGGAAAACTCACAAACCTTCAGACATTGACATGTTTTGTAGCAGCAGTTACTGGACCTGATTGCAGTGATGTAGCAGAGCTGCAACATTTAAACCTTGGCGGTCAGCTAGAGCTATGTCAGATAGAGAATGTTACGGAAGCAGAGCCAAAAGTGGCAAATCTAGGAAACAAGAAGGAGCTCAGTGAACTAACATTAAGATGGACTTTTGTTTGCGATAGCAAGGTGCTCGACAATTTCGAACCTCATGATGGGCTGCAGGTTCTGAAGATATATTACTATGGTGGAGAGTGCATTGGTATGATGCAAAACATGGTTGAGATACAACTTTTTCACTGTGAAAGATTGCAATTTTTGTTCAGAAGTGGTGCATCCTTCACTTTTCCAAAACTGAAGGTGCTTACGCTAGAACATCTGTTGAAGTTTGAGAGATGGTGGGAAATAAATGCGAGGCAAGATCAGATAGGATTTCCTCTGCTTGAGAAGTTGTTTATTAAGTATTGTGGAATGCTGACAGCATTGCCGAAAGCACCACTGCTTCGAGAACCGTGTGGTGGAAGTTATAGGTTGGTGCGCTCACCGTTTCCTGCCCTAAAGGTACTAGAATTGGAAGACTTGAAGAGCTTCCAGAGATGGGATGTTGCTGCTGAAGGAGGACGGGTATTGTTTACTCAGCTTGAGAAACTGTCAATTAAGAACTGCCCAAAGCTAATGGATTTACCTCGAGCACCATTGCTTCAAGAACTCGAATTGAAATACTTGGCGAGCTTTCAGAGATGGGATGCTGTAGTCGAAGAAGAACAAATATTATTTCCTCTTCTGGAGAAGCTATCAACTGAATTTCCAAAGGTGACGGAATTAACTGAAGCACCGTACCTGCAAGAGCTCAAATTGAAATACTTGGAGAGCTTACAGAGGCAGGAAGCTGTAGTTGAAGAGCAAATATTGTTTCCACTTCTGCAGAAGCTATCAATTCAGAAATGCCCAAGGCTGATAGATTTACCTGAAGCACCAAAACTCATTTCATTAGAAATTCAAGATGGCAAGCAAGAGATCTTCCATTTTGTAGGTAGATATTTGTCTTCGCTGACCAAACTGATACTGAAGCTAGAAAATACAGAAACAACATCAGAGGCTGAGTGCGTTTCAATTGTACCGATGGACAACAAGGAGAAATGGAACCAGAAATCCCCACTTACAGTTATGAAGTTAAGATGCTGCAACTCATTCTTTGGAGCAGGTGCACCAGAGCCATGGGATTATTTTGGACATCTTGAAGCTTTGGCAATTGATAGCTGTGATGTGCTCGTCCACTGGCCAGACAAAGTATTCCAAAGCTTGGTAGCCTTGAGGAGATTATCGATTAGAAACTGCAAGAATCTGACTGGATGCGCACAAGCTCCTCCTGACCCAGAATCTAGCCTGCACCTGCCTGCATCAGCAACCGAAAGGAGCCAACACCTGCCTGGTCTGGAGTCTATTGAGTTAATTAATTGTGCAAGTTTGATAGAGATGTTCAACGTCCCAGAATCTCTCAAGGAAATGCATATTTTTGGTTGCCATGAGCTCAAGTCCATATTCGGCAAGCAGCAGGGCATGTCACAGTTAGTTCAAGGGCTATCTTGCAGCGAG GAATATTCAAGTTCTATCATGTCAGCTGAATGGGCTTCAGAAACCACAAGTCACTACTTCCATAAATATACCAGAGCCATCAACAGCAGTAGCAAGAGAGCATTCCCTTCCTCCTTGTCTCGAGTCTCTACACATATGCTGCTTCAGTGGCATGTTTGGGGGGATTCTCCATCTGCCGAATTCCCTCAAGACACTGAAAATTTCTGGCAGTAG
- the LOC123161944 gene encoding putative disease resistance protein RGA4 isoform X1 encodes MGEVVATMAIRPLVSMLMNKASNYLLNKYKVMEGMEEEHRTLERKLPAILDVITDAEEQATAHREGAKAWLQELKRVAHAANEVFDEFKYEALRREAKKKGHYSKLGFDVIKLFPTHNRIAFRYKMGRKLCRILQAIEVLIADMQAFGFKYQSEQPVSKDWRHTDYVIIAPQEIANRSRGKDKKKIVDTLLGQAGNADLAVVPIVGMGGLGKTTLAQLIYNEPKVQKHFQLLLWVCVSDTFDVNSLAKSIVEASPGKNDDIAKPPLDRLQKLVRGQRYLLVLDDVWNREVDKWERLKVCLQCGGTGSAVLTTTRDNQVAEIMGADRAYHLSDLDDSFLKEIIDSRAFSPEKEKPAVLVKMVGEIVKRCCGSPLAAIALGSVLRTKTTVKEWKAISSRSSICTDETGILPILKLSYNDLPSHMKQCFAFCAVFPKDYKIDVEKLIQLWIAHGFIPEHREDSPETVGKHIFNELASRSFFLDIEELEYVDAREYFSITTCKIHDLMHDIAMSIMDKECVVATKESSQIKWLPDTTRHLFLSCEQTEGMLNDAMERGSLAIRTLLCDNPVWSSLQHLSKYRSLHALKLCIKTIPFLLKPKYLHHLRYLDLSESYIKALLQNMSILYSLQTLDLSKCIYLDRLPKQMKYMTSLRHLYTHGCPELESMPPELGKLTNLQTLTCFVAAVTGPDCSDVAELQHLNLGGQLELCQIENVTEAEPKVANLGNKKELSELTLRWTFVCDSKVLDNFEPHDGLQVLKIYYYGGECIGMMQNMVEIQLFHCERLQFLFRSGASFTFPKLKVLTLEHLLKFERWWEINARQDQIGFPLLEKLFIKYCGMLTALPKAPLLREPCGGSYRLVRSPFPALKVLELEDLKSFQRWDVAAEGGRVLFTQLEKLSIKNCPKLMDLPRAPLLQELELKYLASFQRWDAVVEEEQILFPLLEKLSTEFPKVTELTEAPYLQELKLKYLESLQRQEAVVEEQILFPLLQKLSIQKCPRLIDLPEAPKLISLEIQDGKQEIFHFVGRYLSSLTKLILKLENTETTSEAECVSIVPMDNKEKWNQKSPLTVMKLRCCNSFFGAGAPEPWDYFGHLEALAIDSCDVLVHWPDKVFQSLVALRRLSIRNCKNLTGCAQAPPDPESSLHLPASATERSQHLPGLESIELINCASLIEMFNVPESLKEMHIFGCHELKSIFGKQQGMSQLVQGLSCSEVTVPTVVSELSSSSMNHFFPCLEYLQLSGCDSLSAVLDLPASLKTISIGACRNIQVLSCQLNGLQKPQVTTSINIPEPSTAVAREHSLPPCLESLHICCFSGMFGGILHLPNSLKTLKISGSSLTSLEFLSGEHPTALESLVIDSCSTLASLPNDPQAYRSLQRLEITCCPAIKKLPTCLQQQLGSIGFYKRLDAHYEVTAFKPKTWKEIPRLVHERRQARRS; translated from the exons ATGGGGGAGGTGGTGGCCACCATGGCGATCCGGCCACTGGTGTCCATGCTGATGAACAAGGCATCCAACTACCTTCTGAACAAATACAAGGTGATGGAGGGAATGGAGGAGGAGCACAGGACTCTCGAGCGCAAGCTTCCGGCCATCCTTGACGTCATCACCGATGCCGAGGAGCAGGCGACGGCCCACAGAGAAGGTGCGAAAGCTTGGCTCCAGGAGCTCAAGAGAGTGGCCCATGCGGCAAATGAAGTCTTCGATGAATTCAAGTATGAAGCACTCCGCCGCGAAGCCAAGAAGAAGGGGCACTACAGCAAGCTTGGATTTGATGTAATAAAACTCTTCCCTACTCACAACCGTATTGCGTTCCGATACAAAATGGGTCGCAAGCTTTGCCGGATTCTCCAGGCCATTGAGGTCCTCATAGCAGATATGCAGGCCTTTGGGTTCAAGTACCAATCAGAGCAGCCGGTGTCCAAGGATTGGCGGCACACAGATTATGTCATCATCGCCCCACAAGAAATTGCCAATAGATCCAGAGGCAAAGATAAGAAAAAGATTGTTGATACACTACTTGGTCAAGCTGGCAATGCAGATCTCGCAGTAGTTCCCATCGTTGGAATGGGGGGCCTTGGCAAGACCACATTAGCGCAGCTCATATACAATGAACCTAAAGTTCAGAAGCATTTTCAGTTGCTGCTCTGGGTATGTGTCTCTGATACCTTTGATGTGAACTCCTTAGCCAAGAGTATAGTTGAAGCATCTCCCGGGAAAAATGATGATATAGCCAAACCACCATTGGATAGACTTCAGAAATTGGTCAGAGGGCAGAGGTATCTCCTTGTATTGGATGATGTATGGAACAGAGAGGTTGATAAGTGGGAAAGGCTGAAGGTCTGTCTTCAATGTGGTGGCACCGGTAGTGCAGTGTTGACAACAACACGTGATAATCAAGTTGCTGAAATTATGGGTGCAGATAGAGCCTACCATCTCAGTGATTTGGATGATAGCTTTTTAAAGGaaattattgactctagagcaTTCAGTCCAGAGAAAGAAAAGCCTGCCGTGCTAGTCAAGATGGTTGGCGAGATTGTGAAGAGATGTTGTGGCTCTCCTTTAGCTGCAATTGCACTAGGTTCTGTACTTCGCACCAAGACCACTGTGAAAGAATGGAAGGCTATATCATCTAGAAGCAGCATCTGCACTGACGAAACTGGAATCTTACCAATACTCAAGCTTAGCTACAATGACTTGCCATCACATATGAAGCAGTGCTTTGCTTTTTGTGCTGTATTTCCCAAGGATTACAAGATTGATGTGGAGAAGCTGATCCAACTATGGATCGCACATGGATTTATCCCAGAACACAGGGAAGATAGTCCTGAAACCGTTGGAAAACATATTTTCAATGAGCTGGCCTCAAGGTCATTCTTTCTGGACATAGAGGAACTTGAATATGTAGATGCCAGGGAGTATTTTTCCATAACGACATGTAAAATCCATGAtcttatgcatgatattgcaatGTCTATTATGGACAAGGAATGTGTTGTTGCAACTAAGGAATCAAGTCAAATCAAGTGGCTTCCAGATACTACTCGGCATTTATTTTTGTCATGTGAACAAACAGAAGGTATGTTGAATGATGCTATGGAGAGGGGATCCCTTGCTATCCGAACACTGCTATGTGATAATCCTGTTTGGAGCTCACTGCAACATCTATCAAAGTACAGATCTTTGCATGCACTGAAGCTCTGTATAAAGACAATACCATTTCTACTGAAACCAAAGTATCTTCATCACCTGAGGTACCTTGATCTCTCAGAAAGTTATATTAAAGCACTTCTTCAAAATATGAGTATTCTATATAGCTTGCAAACATTGGACCTATCCAAATGCATTTATCTTGATCGACTTCCAAAGCAAATGAAGTATATGACTTCCCTCCGTCACCTCTATACTCATGGATGTCCGGAGTTGGAGAGTATGCCCCCAGAACTAGGAAAACTCACAAACCTTCAGACATTGACATGTTTTGTAGCAGCAGTTACTGGACCTGATTGCAGTGATGTAGCAGAGCTGCAACATTTAAACCTTGGCGGTCAGCTAGAGCTATGTCAGATAGAGAATGTTACGGAAGCAGAGCCAAAAGTGGCAAATCTAGGAAACAAGAAGGAGCTCAGTGAACTAACATTAAGATGGACTTTTGTTTGCGATAGCAAGGTGCTCGACAATTTCGAACCTCATGATGGGCTGCAGGTTCTGAAGATATATTACTATGGTGGAGAGTGCATTGGTATGATGCAAAACATGGTTGAGATACAACTTTTTCACTGTGAAAGATTGCAATTTTTGTTCAGAAGTGGTGCATCCTTCACTTTTCCAAAACTGAAGGTGCTTACGCTAGAACATCTGTTGAAGTTTGAGAGATGGTGGGAAATAAATGCGAGGCAAGATCAGATAGGATTTCCTCTGCTTGAGAAGTTGTTTATTAAGTATTGTGGAATGCTGACAGCATTGCCGAAAGCACCACTGCTTCGAGAACCGTGTGGTGGAAGTTATAGGTTGGTGCGCTCACCGTTTCCTGCCCTAAAGGTACTAGAATTGGAAGACTTGAAGAGCTTCCAGAGATGGGATGTTGCTGCTGAAGGAGGACGGGTATTGTTTACTCAGCTTGAGAAACTGTCAATTAAGAACTGCCCAAAGCTAATGGATTTACCTCGAGCACCATTGCTTCAAGAACTCGAATTGAAATACTTGGCGAGCTTTCAGAGATGGGATGCTGTAGTCGAAGAAGAACAAATATTATTTCCTCTTCTGGAGAAGCTATCAACTGAATTTCCAAAGGTGACGGAATTAACTGAAGCACCGTACCTGCAAGAGCTCAAATTGAAATACTTGGAGAGCTTACAGAGGCAGGAAGCTGTAGTTGAAGAGCAAATATTGTTTCCACTTCTGCAGAAGCTATCAATTCAGAAATGCCCAAGGCTGATAGATTTACCTGAAGCACCAAAACTCATTTCATTAGAAATTCAAGATGGCAAGCAAGAGATCTTCCATTTTGTAGGTAGATATTTGTCTTCGCTGACCAAACTGATACTGAAGCTAGAAAATACAGAAACAACATCAGAGGCTGAGTGCGTTTCAATTGTACCGATGGACAACAAGGAGAAATGGAACCAGAAATCCCCACTTACAGTTATGAAGTTAAGATGCTGCAACTCATTCTTTGGAGCAGGTGCACCAGAGCCATGGGATTATTTTGGACATCTTGAAGCTTTGGCAATTGATAGCTGTGATGTGCTCGTCCACTGGCCAGACAAAGTATTCCAAAGCTTGGTAGCCTTGAGGAGATTATCGATTAGAAACTGCAAGAATCTGACTGGATGCGCACAAGCTCCTCCTGACCCAGAATCTAGCCTGCACCTGCCTGCATCAGCAACCGAAAGGAGCCAACACCTGCCTGGTCTGGAGTCTATTGAGTTAATTAATTGTGCAAGTTTGATAGAGATGTTCAACGTCCCAGAATCTCTCAAGGAAATGCATATTTTTGGTTGCCATGAGCTCAAGTCCATATTCGGCAAGCAGCAGGGCATGTCACAGTTAGTTCAAGGGCTATCTTGCAGCGAGGTAACCGTGCCCACGGTTGTATCtgagttgtcatcatcatccatgAATCACTTCTTTCCATGCCTAGAATATCTACAGTTATCTGGATGTGATAGTTTATCAGCGGTTCTAGATCTTCCAGCGTCATTAAAGACCATATCTATTGGTGCCTGCAGGAATATTCAAGTTCTATCATGTCAGCTGAATGGGCTTCAGAAACCACAAGTCACTACTTCCATAAATATACCAGAGCCATCAACAGCAGTAGCAAGAGAGCATTCCCTTCCTCCTTGTCTCGAGTCTCTACACATATGCTGCTTCAGTGGCATGTTTGGGGGGATTCTCCATCTGCCGAATTCCCTCAAGACACTGAAAATTTCTGGCAGTAGTTTGACATCACTGGAGTTTCTGTCGGGAGAGCACCCCACAGCGTTGGAATCCCTTGTAATTGATAGCTGCAGTACCCTGGCATCCCTACCGAATGATCCGCAAGCATACAGGTCGCTTCAACGGCTTGAAATTACATGCTGCCCTGCTATAAAGAAGCTTCCTACATGCCTGCAGCAGCAACTGGGTAGCATTGGCTTCTACAAACGGCTGGATGCCCATTATGAAG TAACGGCATTTAAACCAAAGACTTGGAAGGAAATACCAAGACTAGTCCATGAGCGGAGGCAGGCTCGTCGCAGCTGA